Genomic DNA from Candidatus Polarisedimenticolaceae bacterium:
GAACGGAACGATGGGGCCCCATTCCGCGGTCCGGCAGGGGCCGATCTCGAAGCGTTCGAGATCGGCGCTTCGCGCGGCGCCGCGCCAAGGAGAGGTCATGAGTACGAACGAAGGCACCGCCATCCGGCCATTCCGAGTCGCTTTCTCGGAGCAACAACTCGAGGACCTGCGCAGGCGGATCGCCGCGACGCGCTGGCCCACGCGGGAACTCGTCGCCGATCGATCCCAGGGGGTTCAGCTCGCGACGCTGCGCAACCTCGCCCAGTACTGGTCGAAGGAATACGACTGGCGCCGGTGCGAGGAGCGACTGAACGCGTTGCCGCAGTTCACGACCGTGATCGACGGCGTGAACCTGCACTTCATCCACGTCCGTTCCCGGCACGAGAACGCGCTGCCGCTGATCATGACGCACGGCTGGCCCGGTTCGATCGTCGAGCTGCTCGAGACGATCGGTCCCCTGACCGACCCGACGTCGCACGGCGGCGTCGCCGCCGACGCGTTCCATCTCGTGCTGCCGTCGCTGCCCGGCTACGGTTTCTCGGGTCAGCCGACCGAGCTCGGCTGGGACTCCGGCCGCATCGCCCGCGCGTGGGCGCAGCTGATGCAACGACTCGGCTACACGCGATACGTCGCCCAGGGGGGCGACGTCGGCGCCGACGTCACCGACGCGATGGGGCGGCAGGGGGTTCAGGGACTGGCCGGCATCCACCTCAACCTGCTCGGCGGTGCACTGGGCATCGTCGATCGGCTGCCTGCGGAGACCGATGCGGAGCGCGCGGCGCGCAACGCCGTCGCGACGTTCAAGGCGACGGGCTTCGGCTACTTCCTGGAGCAGTCCACGCGACCGCAGACGATCGGCTACTCGCTGCTCGATTCGCCGATCGGGCTCGCGGCCTGGTTGCTCGACCACGACACGGACAGCTACACCAAGATCTCCCGAGCCTTCGTCGACGGCGAGCCGGCGGGCGGGCTGACGCGGGAGAGCATCGTCGACAACATCACCCTGTACTGGCTGACGGGCACCGGCGCCTCGGCGGCCCGTTGGTACTGGGAGTTCGGGCAGTTCCTGGCGGCGGCCATCGCGAGCGGCGCGGCCCCGCCGCCGGTCTTGGTTCCCGTCGGTTTCACCACGTTCCCCGGCGAGCTCTGGGCGGCGCCGCGAAGCTGGGCCGAGGCGGTCTACCCCGGCCTCGCCTACTTCAACGCGGTCGATCGCGGCGGTCACTTCGCCGCCTGGGAGGAACCGGCGCTCTTCTGCACCGAGGTGCGGGCGGCGTTCCGCTCGCTGCGCTGATGGCGAGGCCGAGGGACGGGATGCGCCGAGTCCCGGCGCTGCTGGCGGCCTCGGCCACCCTCGTGGGCGGCGTGGCCTTCCTGGCGAGCCCGCTTCGGGACGCGCGGGCTGAGGAGGCCGCGCCGCTCTTCGTGACCGAGATCCCGACGGGATACCGCGACTGGAAGCTGGTCTCGGTGGCCCACGAAGAGGGCGACCTGAAGGACATTCGCGCCGTTCTGGGCAACGAAGTGGCGATCCGCGCCTATCGGGGAGGATCGTCGCCGTTCCCCGAAGGCACGGTCATCGGCCGGATCGCCTGGAGCCACGTCCCGTCGGCCGAGAACAACAAGGCGTTCGGCCGCGAGCAGTCCTTCGTCGCGGGCGCGCCGACGCCGTTCTACCTCCAGTTCATGGTCAAGGACTCGAAGAAGTACGCCGCGACCGGCGGCTGGGGGTACGCGTCCTTCGACCCGGACGGCAAGCCCAGTCCGGAATCCGCCATGAAGACCTGTTTCCCGTGCCATCAGGCCGTCAGCGATCGCGACTTCGTCTTCACGAGATACTCACCCTGACGGGGGGGAGGAGCCGAGCCCCGGCACGGCGAGTGGGTCCGACGCGGCGGGACCGACGTTACCTCGGCGGTGCCGGGGCGTTGTCGATGTAGGTGGACCCGCCGTTCGGAACGGTGTAGGAGAGCCAAGGGGACCGGCGACGGATGCAGATCCTGAGAATCGACCACGTCCAACTTGCCATGCCGCCGGGCAAGGAAGGCAAAGCCCGCGACTTCTACTTCGGCCTGCTCGGAATCCCCGAGGTCCCGAAGCCCGCCGCCCTCGCCGGACGGGGGGGCGTGTGGTTCCAGAACGGCGAGGTGAAGGTCCATCTCGGGATCGAAGCCGAGTTCCGACCGGCGCGGAAGGCTCACCCGGCGTTCCTCGTGCGGGGGCTGGAGGTGCTGGTGCATCGGCTTCGTGAGGCGGGCGTACCGGTCGTCGATGACGGGTTGCTCCCGGGGTACGAGCGTGTTTATGTGACGGACCCGTTCGGGAATCGCCTGGAGCTGATGGAGCCGACGGAATGAGTCGCCGAGGGGTGCCGCCGAACGAACGGTTGAATCCGACGGGAACAGCGCGGACGATCCGGTAGGACGGCGCGCGATACCCCGAGGGCGGTCTCCACCCCCCGAAAGGAACCTCCCATGTCGAAGGTCGTCGCAATCATGTCCATGTCGCTCGACGGCTACGTCGCCGACCCCGACGACGGCGTGGCCGAGGTTTTCGACTGGTACGTCAACTCGGGGGACGTCGAGATCCACACCGGTGGGTCGGACCCCATGACGTTCAGGGTGTCCGGCCCGAGTGCCGAGCACCTGCGCGGTCTCTTTTCCGGACTTGGTGCCGTGCTCACGGGGCGACGCACGTTCGAAGTCGCCCATGGCTGGGGCGGAAACCACGCGTGGGGACCGGCGTTCGTGCTCACCCACCACATCCCCGCCGGATGGCCGCGACCCGACTCGACGGTCCATTTCGTCACCGACGGCGTCGAGAGTGCCGTGAGCCAGGCCAAAGCCGCCGCCGCCGGGAAGTCCGTCGGGGTCCACGGCGCCAACACCATCCAGCAGTGCCTGAATGCCGGGCTGCTCGACGAGATCCACGTCGACATCGCGGCGCTCCTTCTCGGCTCCGGAGTCCGACTTTTCGACCACCTCGCCGGCACGCCGGCCGTCCTCGGCAACCCGACGGTGATCCCGGGAGTCGGCGTCACCCACCTGCGTTACCCGGTGCGCAAGGCGTGCCCATGACACGACCCCTTCGGTATTCGATCAACGTCACTTTGGACGGGTGTTGCGACCACCGTGCCGGGTCCACGGATGAAGAGTTGCATCGTTACTGGGCCGAGAATCTCGCGCGGGCCGACGCGCTCGTCTTTGGCCGGGTAACCTACGAAATGATGGAGGCCGCGTGGCGACTGCCGGCGACGGGAGTGAGGCCGGATTGGATGGCCGATTGGATGGAGCCCTTCGCCCGGACGATCGACGCCGCGAAGAAATACGTCGTCTCGAGGACCTTGGACCGGGTCGACTGGAATGCGGAGCTCGTGCGCGGCGATCCGGGGGAGGCCGTTCGACGGCTGAAGCGGGAATCGGGCAAGGGACTGTTCCTGGGCGGCGTGAAGCTCCCGCTGGCCCTGGCGGAGCTGGGATTGATCGATGAGTACGAGTTCGTGGTGCACCCCAGGGTGGCGGGCCACGGGCCGACGCCGTTCGCGGGGCTGTCGAAGTATGTCGACTTGAAGCTCGTGAGCCGGCTGGAGTTCGGCTCGGGGGCGGTGGCGTTACGGTATGAGCCGAAAAGGTGACCCCCGGGTTTGTGACCCCGGTCGGCCGGTCGGCGTCGTGACGTTCCATGACGCGTTCAAGGTGGAGGGCTGAGGGCATGAAGGCGCCGACGGGTCCCCCGCGGGTGCGAGGCAAGGCGAAGCCGAAGGAGAGGGGCGGAGCGGCCGCGGTTCCCGCGTCCCGGCTCATCGACCAGAGGATCCTCGACCTGGGGGGATGGCGCGGGGAGACCCTCGCCCGCATGCGTGCGCTGATCCTGGAAGCCGACCCCGAGATGACCGAGGAGTGGAAGTGGAACACTCCGGTCTGGTCGCACCAGGGGATCGTCTGCACCGGGGAGGCGTACAAGCAGGTCGTGAAGCTCACCTTCGCCCGGGGGGCCGGGCTCCCCGACCCGTCGGGCCTCTTCAACTCGAGCCTGGAAGGCAACACGCGAAGGGCGATCGACATCCGCGAGGGGGAGACGGTCGACGCGCGCGCGTTCAAGGCGCTCATTCGGGCCGCGGTGGCCGATCGAGGAGGCCGGGGTTGACGGACCTGGCATTCGGCCCGGATGCCGTCGCCCGCGTCCGGTCGAGCTTCGACCGGCAGGCGTTCATGCGAACCGTCGCGGCTCGCCTCGTCTCGGTCGAGCCGGGAGTCGTCGTCATCGAGTGGCCGTTCCACAGCGACCTGACCCAGCAGCACGGCTTCCTGCATGCCGGGGTCGTGACGGCCGTCGCGGACAGCGCCTGTGGGTACGCGGCGTTCAGCCTCATGGACGAAGGGGCCGCCGTCCTGAGCGTGGAGTTCAAGGTCAACCTCATGAAGCCCGCCGCGGGCGAGCGCTTCCGGGCGGAGGGACGAGTCGTCCGTGCCGGGCGCACGCTGACCGTCTGCGCGGCGGAGGTGCGGGCGTACCAAGGCGGGGAGGAGACGACCATCGCCGTCATGCAAGGGACGATGATGGCGGTCCGGGACAAACCAGGGTTGGTGGGGTGAGTCGACCTTCGGGGTGACCGAAGGCGGCGAGACGAAGTCATGCACGACAGCGGAATGGCACAACTCCTCCTCCAAAACCGCCACACAGGCGAGCGGCTGGCGCTTCGCCGGGTCCGCCGAGGCGACGAGGTGTGGCTCGAGCTGAAGGGGTCGCTACCTCCCCGTCGCGAGGGGCCACCGATGCACGTCCACTTCGCGGAGGACGAAGAGGGATTCGTCCGGTCCGGTCGCCTGTCGGTCGTGGTCGAGGGGCGGCAGGCGACGGTGGACGCGGGCGCGTCCACTTCCATCCCGCGTGGTGCGGCGCACCGCTGGTGGAACGACGGCGACGAACCGCTCGAGTTCGAGGGATTCGCCCGCCCGGTCGTCGATCTGGACCGCTACCTTCAGGCGATCTTCGAGGTCATGAACGCGGGTCCCGAAGGTCGGCCCCCGTTGTTC
This window encodes:
- a CDS encoding epoxide hydrolase, with product MSTNEGTAIRPFRVAFSEQQLEDLRRRIAATRWPTRELVADRSQGVQLATLRNLAQYWSKEYDWRRCEERLNALPQFTTVIDGVNLHFIHVRSRHENALPLIMTHGWPGSIVELLETIGPLTDPTSHGGVAADAFHLVLPSLPGYGFSGQPTELGWDSGRIARAWAQLMQRLGYTRYVAQGGDVGADVTDAMGRQGVQGLAGIHLNLLGGALGIVDRLPAETDAERAARNAVATFKATGFGYFLEQSTRPQTIGYSLLDSPIGLAAWLLDHDTDSYTKISRAFVDGEPAGGLTRESIVDNITLYWLTGTGASAARWYWEFGQFLAAAIASGAAPPPVLVPVGFTTFPGELWAAPRSWAEAVYPGLAYFNAVDRGGHFAAWEEPALFCTEVRAAFRSLR
- a CDS encoding cytochrome P460 family protein, which gives rise to MRRVPALLAASATLVGGVAFLASPLRDARAEEAAPLFVTEIPTGYRDWKLVSVAHEEGDLKDIRAVLGNEVAIRAYRGGSSPFPEGTVIGRIAWSHVPSAENNKAFGREQSFVAGAPTPFYLQFMVKDSKKYAATGGWGYASFDPDGKPSPESAMKTCFPCHQAVSDRDFVFTRYSP
- a CDS encoding VOC family protein, which gives rise to MQILRIDHVQLAMPPGKEGKARDFYFGLLGIPEVPKPAALAGRGGVWFQNGEVKVHLGIEAEFRPARKAHPAFLVRGLEVLVHRLREAGVPVVDDGLLPGYERVYVTDPFGNRLELMEPTE
- a CDS encoding dihydrofolate reductase family protein; amino-acid sequence: MSKVVAIMSMSLDGYVADPDDGVAEVFDWYVNSGDVEIHTGGSDPMTFRVSGPSAEHLRGLFSGLGAVLTGRRTFEVAHGWGGNHAWGPAFVLTHHIPAGWPRPDSTVHFVTDGVESAVSQAKAAAAGKSVGVHGANTIQQCLNAGLLDEIHVDIAALLLGSGVRLFDHLAGTPAVLGNPTVIPGVGVTHLRYPVRKACP
- a CDS encoding dihydrofolate reductase family protein, with the translated sequence MTRPLRYSINVTLDGCCDHRAGSTDEELHRYWAENLARADALVFGRVTYEMMEAAWRLPATGVRPDWMADWMEPFARTIDAAKKYVVSRTLDRVDWNAELVRGDPGEAVRRLKRESGKGLFLGGVKLPLALAELGLIDEYEFVVHPRVAGHGPTPFAGLSKYVDLKLVSRLEFGSGAVALRYEPKR
- a CDS encoding DUF1801 domain-containing protein, with translation MKAPTGPPRVRGKAKPKERGGAAAVPASRLIDQRILDLGGWRGETLARMRALILEADPEMTEEWKWNTPVWSHQGIVCTGEAYKQVVKLTFARGAGLPDPSGLFNSSLEGNTRRAIDIREGETVDARAFKALIRAAVADRGGRG
- a CDS encoding PaaI family thioesterase, with translation MTDLAFGPDAVARVRSSFDRQAFMRTVAARLVSVEPGVVVIEWPFHSDLTQQHGFLHAGVVTAVADSACGYAAFSLMDEGAAVLSVEFKVNLMKPAAGERFRAEGRVVRAGRTLTVCAAEVRAYQGGEETTIAVMQGTMMAVRDKPGLVG
- a CDS encoding cupin domain-containing protein; this encodes MAQLLLQNRHTGERLALRRVRRGDEVWLELKGSLPPRREGPPMHVHFAEDEEGFVRSGRLSVVVEGRQATVDAGASTSIPRGAAHRWWNDGDEPLEFEGFARPVVDLDRYLQAIFEVMNAGPEGRPPLFYLAHVALRHRRTQAVLLMPRPIQGVLFRVVVAIGTLLGRYRGDDWPGCPARCFGAPAATESNVAGAGFDSD